CTGGAAGTAATGTGCAAAGTATGCAAAATTACCgtagaaaattcaaagctCCTTCCTAAGCATTACAGTATTCACAGAAGGAAAATTGCCAGATGCCATACCTGCCAAACACGGTGTCATTCAGTCTATGACTTGTTTTTACACAAAAGGTCGGCTCATAATATGTACAAAAAAGTTAACTTAAGGTTTGTATGTGACATgtgtgataaaatattttcaaacagttcACAATGGCAACACCACATGGATAAGGCATGTCCTAGAAAGTTTTCTGTTCATTCTTGCAagtattgtaaaaacagtttttcaacACATCACAAACTTACGTATCATCTTAGGGTGAGTAATCATTTTGCCATATTTGACTAAATGTTGCGTAACAAAATGTTTTATTCAGATAGTTTAGTGCAGTTTCTTGTACTCTATTGGAATTGATGGATATTAATAATTGAAACTAAACGAAAGAACGAATTTTCGTTGATCTGTTACTCAAGTTGTAACATGACATTTCAGAAACATAAAAAGGAAATGCTGGACGATCCTGATGTAACTGTATATAAATGTGTCGCATGTCCTAAAGTATTTGTGGACCAACAATTTTACCAGAAACATAGAAATGTGAGTATTATTTTTGAAGGGAAGCTGTTGCTTATTAGTCAAAGGGATATGAAAGCTCCACAAATTGTTGAGGGATTTAaacattataataattaattatagtGTCAATTATTTAGGTACACGATCCAGAATGCTGGGACAAGTTCAAATGCACCCTATGCAATCGATCTTTTAGAGACAGAGTTAGATTGAAAGAACACAATCAATCTGTTCATGAAGGAGTTAGACCTCATCAATGCGATGTTTGTGGTCGTATGTTTCATCGTTCATCTAACATGGTAAGATAAATGTCGACGCAATTTTAATGCGTAACCTTTTTCGGGTAATCAACAATAAATgaactgaattttattttttcaattatacagAAGGCTCATAGAATGAAACATTTTGGCCATAAGTGCTCCCAGtgtgaagaaatatttcaaactgtACGTCTACTTACCAATCATATGCAGGACGTTCataaaattgaagtaaatttaaaaaatcctgCAAAAAAATACAGTAGTAGTTGCTACGTTTGTAGATTTTGTGGGAAACAACTTGCCACCAATCAGTCGATCCTTGATCACGAACGCATTCACACTGGTGAAAAACCCTACAGCTGTAATTTGTGCGATAAGACTTTCAGGTATATTTACTGCCATCGTTTTATCTTCTTTgctaattttatttgtttgtattaatgattaattttattcaatcttTCAAATTATAGAAGTTATACCGCCAGATGGGCTCATGTTCAACGCCATAAAAAAGGAAGTTATGTATGTGAGCATTGCGGCAAATGCTTCAGGTAAATCAAACATCatttcaacaaatattttttcactcaattttaCACGATTCTTACAGTTTTCTTATACAAAAACagggtaaaagaaaaaatttgaatcttctGTTACAGTTACAAACAGAACTTGACCACCCATGTGCAAATACATGTTCCTAATGAAGAACGGAAGCACCCATGTTCAAAATGCGGCAAACGTTTCCTGAGGAAGGCGCACCTCAATGTGCACATGCGTATTCATGACGGAGTGCGTCCCTATGCTTGTGACATCTGTTTGTTTAGGTTTACACAATTAGGAGACATGAAACGGCATCGTGCGAGACACGCAAATGGTGAAGTTCGCTTGAGTTTTCCCAGAAGGAAAACAGTGCAAGAAGATTTGCAAATCGATGGATATGGTGCTGCAGCACAGAAACTTTAACATTTTCCATTGAGTTGTGCACTactattaattttgaaacaattgaaCGTATatcttaaattttgaaatcctgCCGAAGGTTTAACTCTACTTTTGTACATAAGGAATTATCATGTTATCTTTCTGTTGAGctatattgaattttaaaatacgatgtgaaaaattcaagatattTTCACAAGAATGGACTTGTTTGAAACAATTCaagggaaaaaatttcgtagaGCTCCGTATTCTTGATTATAGAAATAACAAGAATTCGTTTATGAACCCCTTGACTGTCAGCGACATATATGTGCAGAAAAGTCGTGCCACTTTTGTGTCATGATACATATGTGGGCATTTGAAGAAAAGACATGTTTTTACTATATCGATTTGACTGTAAATCATCATTTTTGAGGTCGCTGAATTATAGGATAAAtctccgaaattttttttccaatacaaAAGTGGCAAGAAAATCTCATTTTCGCCTGACTGCTAAGGAGTTAATTATACCTGTACATTATTACAACGTCTAAATGTAgattttaattgttatttactaTGTGCTTAATGTTAATATCGTACTAAACGTGATCAATAATGTGTAtagaaaattttgcaacagACCGATGAAAATTCCTGAAATATGTACGTTTGCACTGTAAGTTTTGATTAAAGACAACTTCTTAGGCTAATTAATAGTATAGGATcatttgtaattattctttatttatcTATTACATGGCTGGCTGATATGGCAACCAaatgagagatgactgatctgTGCTTTGATGTAACAAGTCAGTGTGATGCATGACTCAAAGTGATGAACTTCATCTCAATCAATCTCAGCATATAAATAATGAGATTACATCGCACTGCTGACCCAAGCGACAGGTAATGTCTAACTGAACGCGAACAATGGAAATATGGTGTACTACAGATTATAAATTGAAGTTACAAATGATGAGCAATTGACTCTGATATGATTTGTGTTACTCAGGTGATTGCACTCACTGAGTCTGTGGTCAACTGGTACTAACAAGGAATGCTTCTCAATGACCCAACAAagattttggtaatttttttttttttgggcggtCGAAGGTCCCAATAAGAAAACGCTAAGACCGTTTGCCTGCAAATTCAGATTTACaagaaatatgatttttacattttttttttccaattttttctataattcaTTTCTACCAGTTCTGAATTGTGTGATCAAAACGTGTTTAACTTTCAgagtgatgaaaattattgttcgCTCATAATATTGCACAGTTTACGGTGAAACATCGATCTTGCGCGAAATATTACTTTACACATAGTTATAATCTGCTATTCCACATCAAAGGAAATTGAAGCGAGTATAATACCTACACTTTGCGCTGTTgctcatttatttaattttaagaGGTCAGAATGGATTATATATTATGTTACGTGTCCGAAAGGTGGAGTTGAAAGAGTTGAAGAGGCTGTTCAAGAAGAGATCTATATATTGTTTGTAGCCACCTGCAATAAAAAGAGTACCGAAAACTGTGATCGAAAGTAGAACccgagaatttctttgcaCTTATTTGTAACGGTTTACCTATTGCATTAAACGTATCACCTGCCTCTTATGGATAGCAATCTTGTGGGGTTGTAATTGAAACATGCAGATCACGTTATCACAAACCATCATAAGCATCCTTATCTTATGGAAATATCTGTTTTGGAATATTTAGTGTTACAAAAATCTGAGATACATCAGAAACTTGTACTCTAAATTTTACTCAAACCTCGACTCAAACTAATGAAAgttaaaagtttgaaaaatttcgaaacactTAGCTTCAGAACTTTAGATGTGCAAATATAAGTGATTTTGGAAACGGGTGAAGCAAGACGAAAGACTTCATCCCAAAATTTgcgaagaaattgaaacgatACAAGCATTTTTGGGCTATATCGATCGGCTTTTTTCCGTGTTTTTCGCAACATACAGAGAATGAAGATGTGATCGATCTAGCCCAAAAATGCTTGTatcgaattccaaaaaattagACAAAAAGGTAACATAACTGTCAATATTTTCTGagaatttgcgattttttagCTGATAATTACGGCAGTGGta
The Neodiprion fabricii isolate iyNeoFabr1 chromosome 1, iyNeoFabr1.1, whole genome shotgun sequence DNA segment above includes these coding regions:
- the LOC124176169 gene encoding zinc finger protein 2 homolog isoform X1 — protein: MEGTANEEKELVEMCRLCAKTGLGYIPIFADKNSAVAEKISRCLPIIVLMTDELPLFVCQNCFSYLNISYKLIVDSIKTDTLLRSQLASLNKPDCSGAKSDTEEIAREVTVRIDSSQLSKQYIEEFDESLKVPIKCDLCDKIFEDMNIFDTHIEEDHLLEWPCNFCDNSYRESRDLLAHKETSHYGEITTCANCTNRKANNSLAACKSESMDLSDVHEERLGTASETVTPEIKLAKNSLEVMCKVCKITVENSKLLPKHYSIHRRKIARCHTCQTRCHSVYDLFLHKRSAHNMYKKVNLRFVCDMCDKIFSNSSQWQHHMDKACPRKFSVHSCKYCKNSFSTHHKLTYHLRKHKKEMLDDPDVTVYKCVACPKVFVDQQFYQKHRNVHDPECWDKFKCTLCNRSFRDRVRLKEHNQSVHEGVRPHQCDVCGRMFHRSSNMKAHRMKHFGHKCSQCEEIFQTVRLLTNHMQDVHKIEVNLKNPAKKYSSSCYVCRFCGKQLATNQSILDHERIHTGEKPYSCNLCDKTFRSYTARWAHVQRHKKGSYVCEHCGKCFSYKQNLTTHVQIHVPNEERKHPCSKCGKRFLRKAHLNVHMRIHDGVRPYACDICLFRFTQLGDMKRHRARHANGEVRLSFPRRKTVQEDLQIDGYGAAAQKL
- the LOC124176169 gene encoding zinc finger protein 2 homolog isoform X3, producing the protein MEGTANEEKELVEMCRLCAKTGLGYIPIFADKNSAVAEKISRCLPIIVLMTDELPLFLASLNKPDCSGAKSDTEEIAREVTVRIDSSQLSKQYIEEFDESLKVPIKCDLCDKIFEDMNIFDTHIEEDHLLEWPCNFCDNSYRESRDLLAHKETSHYGEITTCANCTNRKANNSLAACKSESMDLSDVHEERLGTASETVTPEIKLAKNSLEVMCKVCKITVENSKLLPKHYSIHRRKIARCHTCQTRCHSVYDLFLHKRSAHNMYKKVNLRFVCDMCDKIFSNSSQWQHHMDKACPRKFSVHSCKYCKNSFSTHHKLTYHLRKHKKEMLDDPDVTVYKCVACPKVFVDQQFYQKHRNVHDPECWDKFKCTLCNRSFRDRVRLKEHNQSVHEGVRPHQCDVCGRMFHRSSNMKAHRMKHFGHKCSQCEEIFQTVRLLTNHMQDVHKIEVNLKNPAKKYSSSCYVCRFCGKQLATNQSILDHERIHTGEKPYSCNLCDKTFRSYTARWAHVQRHKKGSYVCEHCGKCFSYKQNLTTHVQIHVPNEERKHPCSKCGKRFLRKAHLNVHMRIHDGVRPYACDICLFRFTQLGDMKRHRARHANGEVRLSFPRRKTVQEDLQIDGYGAAAQKL
- the LOC124176169 gene encoding zinc finger protein 2 homolog isoform X4, producing the protein MTDELPLFVCQNCFSYLNISYKLIVDSIKTDTLLRSQLASLNKPDCSGAKSDTEEIAREVTVRIDSSQLSKQYIEEFDESLKVPIKCDLCDKIFEDMNIFDTHIEEDHLLEWPCNFCDNSYRESRDLLAHKETSHYGEITTCANCTNRKANNSLAACKSESMDLSDVHEERLGTASETVTPEIKLAKNSLEVMCKVCKITVENSKLLPKHYSIHRRKIARCHTCQTRCHSVYDLFLHKRSAHNMYKKVNLRFVCDMCDKIFSNSSQWQHHMDKACPRKFSVHSCKYCKNSFSTHHKLTYHLRKHKKEMLDDPDVTVYKCVACPKVFVDQQFYQKHRNVHDPECWDKFKCTLCNRSFRDRVRLKEHNQSVHEGVRPHQCDVCGRMFHRSSNMKAHRMKHFGHKCSQCEEIFQTVRLLTNHMQDVHKIEVNLKNPAKKYSSSCYVCRFCGKQLATNQSILDHERIHTGEKPYSCNLCDKTFRSYTARWAHVQRHKKGSYVCEHCGKCFSYKQNLTTHVQIHVPNEERKHPCSKCGKRFLRKAHLNVHMRIHDGVRPYACDICLFRFTQLGDMKRHRARHANGEVRLSFPRRKTVQEDLQIDGYGAAAQKL
- the LOC124176169 gene encoding zinc finger protein 2 homolog isoform X2, with amino-acid sequence MEGTANEEKELVEMCRLCAKTGLGYIPIFADKNSAVAEKISRCLPIIVLMTDELPLFVCQNCFSYLNISYKLIVDSIKTDTLLRSQLASLNKPDCSGAKSDTEEIAREVTVRIDSSQLSKQYIEEFDESLKVPIKCDLCDKIFEDMNIFDTHIEEDHLLEWPCNFCDNSYRESRDLLAHKETSHYGEITTCANCTNRKANNSLAACKSESMDLSDVHEERLGTASETVTPEIKLAKNSLEVMCKVCKITVENSKLLPKHYSIHRRKIARCHTCQTRCHSVYDLFLHKSSQWQHHMDKACPRKFSVHSCKYCKNSFSTHHKLTYHLRKHKKEMLDDPDVTVYKCVACPKVFVDQQFYQKHRNVHDPECWDKFKCTLCNRSFRDRVRLKEHNQSVHEGVRPHQCDVCGRMFHRSSNMKAHRMKHFGHKCSQCEEIFQTVRLLTNHMQDVHKIEVNLKNPAKKYSSSCYVCRFCGKQLATNQSILDHERIHTGEKPYSCNLCDKTFRSYTARWAHVQRHKKGSYVCEHCGKCFSYKQNLTTHVQIHVPNEERKHPCSKCGKRFLRKAHLNVHMRIHDGVRPYACDICLFRFTQLGDMKRHRARHANGEVRLSFPRRKTVQEDLQIDGYGAAAQKL